The genomic window GTGTTTAGTGATTCAGAGGTAAACTGTGAGAAAAAACAATCCATTCAGGGCCTTTTCTTAAACCTTAAAACTTCTACAGACGTCTCCCaatcatataaataaattaactgttaAATGATTTTTCCAGAGTTGCCCATTAACCTGGTTTGCTGACTTGCCTCGCCATAATAGCCGTCCTGGGTTGTGGTTTATGCATGCCGATCAAATGATACCATGTGTTGAGACTGGGGAGGCGCGGATGGCTTTATGCTATGGACTTAAAGCGCTCGGCTGTGAGAAATAAGAGTTTACATTTGCTAcaactgaaaccagatatttacatacactttaaaaccttttttaaaattattattcttttgtcATGAAATCGGATTTGGCTTCTTGCTTTCAGGCAGGTATTTCTAATTTCTGAAAGCCAGAATGATGAAAGAGAGACTTTTTAGAGGATTTCTTGttgctttctttaaatttaGTATGTCTTTTGTATTTAGTGGAACTGCCACACAAACTGCATGATTTGgatcaaatattttgtgttcCCTTCTCAAAGGCTACCATGTCAGGTTTAGTTGCTGATGGTATaaagcacatgtgtcaaacttgaGGCCCGGGgaccaaatctggcccgctgaagatttttatgtggccctctagactccaaattacatcaataagttcctccagtttttcacaaatttgaaaaattcacgcaaaattcacacaaaatcagcaGATCCCcacaattttctgattttactgacattttttctcaaaattgaccaaaaacatttggtttaagTGACTGCGGCCTCAGCTTTACTTGATGTCAATTTATAGGTGTCCATTATGgcgattaataaaaagtcacatttaacgaCACACATTAGCGCAGACATCAtgaaaatttctttttaaccacaaaatctggaattttgattgcaaaaaacaaaaacaatgacaaaatccTGAATGGACTGATCGGTGTggaaagatgttcaatattgtttaactttaagaatcacttattgaatgctgaaatagctatttattgatattttaacaattagTTTTTACCAAtgcattctggcacaaccggccctttaagtacattcagattttttatttgaaccaaaatgaaaatgagtttgacacctctggCATAGTGAATAGATTTTTGAGAGAAGAGGTGGTGTAAATAATATCTTattctattgcaaatatcttagttcacttgagaTATTATTTACACCACCCCTTTTTATTCAGAACATTTGCTTTTCTTAACATATCTTAACAAACACAATAGTTTGCAGGATATTCTTCCAGAAATAGCACGTGTGGCCGAGTCAGATTTACTcacacatttttcagctttatttaaatgttatgtgACTATTTCATTATGTCCCCTTAGATCTCGCAAAACTAAGTTGGGATCTCGAGAAATTTTTCCAGGAAAgtaagtctttattttttttctcccatatgtttaaaaaatcataATCCAAATTCTGTGactaaagtcaaaattctgagaaattttgactttttctgagaattttgtgaaaacaatcagaatTCTGAACAGTTCTAAATTCTcttaattctgactttaaactcggAATTCAAATTTTTGAtaacatttcagattaaaatcagaattctgaatttaaagtcCAAATTCGTAAAAGTCAGAGTTTTAAGAAATTCTTAGTTTAAAGccagaattctgaggaaaaaagtctgaattttgaaaaaaaaaaaaaatctgaatttttaaaattcagacttttaacTCAGAGTTCTCACTTTTGatttcaaaattctgagatgAAAGTAAATattctgagaataaagtctgggttattattattttttctttcagtggccctaatcatCTTCCACACTTACATCTATACATTTTGATTACATTCTTAATTATAACTAAGACATAAAAATCCTGTTGATCCCGTCAAAGGTGGAGAGCTGAGTGCTGAAGTGTCTCCAGTGTAAATGGGAGCGACTTCACTCAGCTCAGACAGGAACGAGGTTTCTCTCCTGAGCTGGCACCACTACAAAGCCTCTAACAGCTGTCTCATAATGTGCAGCTACTCATTACATTGTGCCTCATGTCTCGAGTCTGGCCCGAGCAGCAAAGGGCAGAACCCACGCGTTGCTCAGCATTGAGCAATTGCATAAGAATGCATTGCACAATCCCAACTCCATAAAGCTCTGAGGCCAGCGGTGATTATCCTGTAGTTTGTAATATACGTTCAACACATAAGTAttcttggtctagtttctgtcttagtgcatttgaaataagacaaaactaacttacaagtaactttccagcagGACATTGCAGCTTGTTTTAGTTAAATCATTTCTTCATAATGGGGAAACGGTTCTAGTgtctggtagattatttcacttataacaagacattttttacttgctttaaatgaaataatcttccaattGAACAAGTacttttcaacaattttaagaaagtattaacttaaaacaggTTACTctttcttgcagaaaagttgcttttaggttagttttgttgtatttcaagtgcactaagatatttgcactagaaactagaccaaaatacttggtaagagtttgtgtttttgcagtgtaaacacaGGTTTTCCTTTAGTACGTGAAGTAAAATTCACCATCTTCAATCCGATGTTTTAACCTGAAAGTTCTATAAAATTTCTtcaatttgtcttttatttttgcctgcCTTCCCTATATTTGGTCTGGAAATCTGATTTTGTATTTGCATGAAACACCAAACCATTTCTGGTAAGTCATTAGTATCTCAGCAAGACATTTAAATCCTGGACTAGTTCTCTTCCCCCCCCCATCTTACTTTAactttttgctttaattctctataactcagaaatttccagtTGAAGTATTTAGTATcttgtgaaagtatttttaccacttggtctagtttctaatggaaatatcttagtacacttggaatcagacaaaactaacttacatgtaactttCCAGCACttcttttaagtaaataataccGATCCAGATGTCAATATCAGATCGGTGCATTTCTATGTgttagctttgttttatttcaagtttattaagattttgtgttgtaatgtaacaaaatgtgaaagtgcTCAGGtggtataaatacttttccGAGGCACTTCAGCACCAAATGGACTGAGCTCTGTACTTATCCCTCCTCTAGAAGGTCGAACACGGCTTCCCACTTCCATTCAGGGCGAAATGGTTTTAGGCTGTTTCAGCGGGGATGATAAGCTGCGGCTTAGTGCAGCATTGTTCACCCTGGCAACTGTGGGCTGCGTTTGGGAAACGTCTGTTTCTGCCGAGAAGAACCCCTTCGTTCACGTTTGGTTATGTCAGAACCGCCGGGCCTTAACGGTGAAATCCTACACATCCTCCCTgcaatttttggtttttctgaagaaattatcaatgaatttacagtaaaaaagttttttttaggtcatacttttggaaaatgtgtcaTAGTTAAGTTGGTTTCACTTCTCTTTTCTGCTGAAGTTCTGCTCAGAGGAGTTGGAGTTCAGGTTTTACGTGAGGAGCAACATCTTTCAGATCCTTTACAATCACGAGTTGGTTTCAAGATCACATGCAATAACCGCCACCACAGACGGGTTATTTTTATGGTtgcttgttttgaaaaaatgtaagatTGTCTGAAATTCTCTAGAAAATTAGGACATTtctgattgagaaaaaaaactcagaaatgtttagattattttcagatattttcttcaatattcttggaaatttctgaatttcagaagttgaaaatgtttgacatttgaaCATTACTTTTCAGACTCCAAGTTTTTCAAGAGAATTTCTGAGGTGAATCTCAGAAATTCTGAGTTTtgtctagaaaatgtttgacttctgaaaatctttgacttttccaACTCAGAAActtccaattttctttttcttgaaaatttctgagataaatctaaacacttttgagttttttggcagaatttttactctttatttctgtCCACAAGGTCCTTATTGCGCATTGGAGTTATGAAAgaaatattagattttattttcaagccaTATTGCCTTAGTCTATCAGCTTACAGCTGTTTATTTCCAGGAAATCTCTCCCTCTAAATGTAACATGAAGCTAAATTAATAGGAGATTATGAGATCAGTATCTTTCCAGGTAAACAGAATACAAAGATGGTTGACCTGGCCGAGTGTCGGCACCCAAGCTTTTTGTTCAAGCTTTATGCATGACTGACTATTTGGGAGATATGTCCGTCTTCTGGAACCACCCATCATGGCTGCTGATGAGCCCAGAGAACAATGTGAGGCAGCGCAACAACAGAACGGGCACAGTGGTGTTGGATGACCTGGCTTTGTGATGCAGTGAAAGCCTGATAATGCAGTTTCCGTGCAcaataacaaaagcaaaaaaaaaaaaaaaaactcaaggtAGAGTTTAAAAACATGGGCGTGCTTCTCAATTATGACATAAGCAACAAATACAGTGGCTTGCACAAGTTTTCATGCTCCAACTCTTTGAATCATGTATAATTTTCACAATTGTACTgctctttgtgttggtctttcacataaaatcccaacaaaatatttctatatgtttgcagttttaatgtgacaaaatatggaaaagttcaataTACGTAAGATTTGTCATGTTGCTCAATTTTATAAtctgtaatttagtttttgtggACGGAATATTAATAGTTTCTAGATTGAactgaataaatgaaagaagCTTTCAGTCTGTATAAGGTTGAGTATTTTATTAAGACCAGAAATTCCCTGGAAAGACTTAGACTTCTTAACACTGTACTTTTAGTataagttcattttaatttacaccAAATGCCCACAGTGATCatacattaatttaatttatttcaaatgcaagTGCCAttgaaaaccaaacatttcaattgaaatattatttttctattttcctaAGAAATCACCTTCGATTTTATCTCTTCTTTTACCTGAGTAACATCTGTTTCTGAAATATCTACATTCATATGATTGTTCCAAAGACAGCTCTGCCTAAAAGATGAAAGGTGGAagtagacattttaaattaatacatttaaattagtGTGGTCTAACTTACTCAAAATTATCCAGCAGTAATTTTGGGAATTTCTTACATTTAATTAGAAGTAGGGATGAAACAATGaatcagattaatcaattattgaaataatcgtcaactaatttaatatttgattaaacgTTAACTAGACACTTGAAAAAGTCattttgctaaaagaaaaacatatttagagtaataattaagtcaaaactgtccAAAATATGTATACAGATAGACATCTTtgactgtaaacatgttttaccaAAAGCTCCTCATGTGCAAtagctttagcttcacctggttcaaatatgcaaaacaaatacTATGATATagcattttatgcaataaaatgttgattttcttatttaaaaagaaattacgCTACCAAATCGAAACTTGCAGCCCAAATTAGAAAGAAATGAAGTctggaaatacattttcctttttattattttctgtttcaatacCAGACctgaaaaacagtcaaataaaatcccgtaagtttccagacttttccagacAAAGGAACCGTGTGATTGTTTGGAGGCTGTGCTCTTGAAGCATAATGCTTAATTATGCGATCAGAGTCCCAGGTGGCTCCAGCTATAAGGCAGGGGCTGCAGTCAGCATAAAGGGGCCCCATCTGTTGATGGCTTCTTCTGGGAACTGAGACTCTCATCAGAAATGTCtccagtgaaaaacaaaaaccctgaTGGGATCCTGCAGATCAATTTTATCCTGGGGCTCTGTTGCAGTTTCTCTaaaaagaagatattttcttcttttaaaaacaaaatattgataaaaaagaaataagaaagcAATGTAACCAGAGCCTTGCAAAGGTTTTCAAATCATAAACTAGATTTAAGTTTAATCTAGTCAAAGaaatcattgttttaaaaagtttatacaaatgaaaaagcatctatatctttttttccacattttatctgtctcatactgtcacagCAGTGCAATAcataacttatttaaaaataaatatttttttaacattttttaaaattgtcttcATGTTATAACAGTTTGagacaaaaaatctgaaacgaTCGATCTCCATGAGCTACTATTGTCTAAACAAATGCACCACtacgaccaaaaacaaccaatcagagccaggaggcgggtcttaacgctgtcagTCACCCTCATGTACTCgttgctcaatgtgctaatggcggagaaatgACTACCATTAGCATTCACAGCATGTTATGCTAGCTGCACCATAGCAGAGAACAAAGAGAGTTGAagggatgagcagcaccacacacatagggtgattgacagcgctaagacctgcGTCCTGGGTCTGATTGgttatcaaccttccagacctcccAGGGCTTTTGGTTCTGATCTGCATATtgagaaccaaacatggagaagcagcattcagtttctatgtaccacaaatctgaaacaaacttccagaaaactgcaaaacagtcgaaacactgagttcctttaaatccagacacaCCTGCTTTGAGTTGAACCATAATAAaaggaacattgaccaacatatttgctGTGTTGATGATTTTGTTGATgccactcatcaaaatgtaacacCTGTTATTAGTTTctcaattgttgtttttatgacttcttattcttgtgtttttatgatgtaaagcacttttaataccttgctgctgaaatgtactatacaaataaacGTGATTGATTTATAAAACGGCTGAAActctgagttcctttaaatcaaagctggAAACCCATCTGTTTAATATTGATGCTTTTAACAATGGTAGTTGACGAAATGCCATTATTATTGGTTTTCACAACTGCTGACTATATAaagttttctttatattttcacaatgaaaagcactttgaactactgtgttgctgaaatgtacaATTCAAATAAACTGACTTGTGACAGTTTCAATAATATTTGATAATGATATTTATttactggaaaaaattaagagatcacttaaaatgaccagtttctctgattttactttttataggtctATGTTCGAGTAtaatgaatattgttcttttagtctatgaactactgacatgtctctgaaattcaaagcacaaattctgtatttattagcagaaaatgagaaatggtcaaaataaggaaaaagatgcagtCCTTTCAGAGCTcagataatgcaaagaaaacaagttcatgttcatttagaaacaatactaatgttttagctcaggaagagttcagaaatcaatatttggtggaataaccaggaggtttttaaTGGGCTTCCGTGGTCTcttcattttataaaagttacatactgcaagTTTAATTAATCTTTTGGTTTTTCAAGAGGGATTTACAAcacaaatataaagtaaaaatgtttgatgaaggtcattaaaaaaaaaaaaaaaatctggggtcgcccccccccccaataaCTGAAGCCCTGGGCTACTGCCCCTCTAAGCCCATTCTAAAGTCTATTCCATGCAACCGAAGCCTTCTACCTGGCCGCCCCACACCACGGGCTCCTTCCCGCCCCCCTCTCAGCTTTCCCCGTTGCCAAGGTTTCCGTGTACGCGCTGCCTGCACCAGCGGCGCCGCGCCGCTGTCATACATTAGTGCCAGACATGGCGGCGGAGCTACAGCCCGAGTGGATTTCTGCTCTCCCGTCTTCCTGGACTTATGGGGTTACTCGGGACGGACGCGTCTTCTTCATTAAGTAAACGCACCTTTAACTAACCCAGTTCATGTCTTTCAGCtctcaaaaaaggaaaaaagtcagGGGTCGTTATTGCATGTGCTGTATTATTATCCCTCTCTGTCTCAACAGCGAAGAAGCCAAGAGTACAACCTGGCTGCATCCGTTGAGCGGTGAAGCAATCATAACCGGACACAGGAAAACTCCAGGTAAGAAGGAGACGAAGAAGAAATGTCACTCAGCTGTCAAGTTTCAGTTAACCGCAACGGCTGGCTCGCGCGTCCGCCGTCATGTGTTATATTTCAcccccgaaaaaaaaaaacagaaaataaaaacacgatTCTTCCCACGCTGAGAGAGTGGAAGGGAGAGAGGGGGAGCTCTGTCATCCGTGATCCCTTTCTTAATGCATGAGTGGGCTCGTGCTGTGGAAAGTGAGCCGACCGTTGGCCGAGCTCGAGCCACTTCCCCGCGAGCCGCCTCCTCAGGTTGGCTCGGTCACCTGAAGTTGACGACGTCACGCTGGCGAACGTAACTTGAGAACTTGTAAAGCGACGGTTCGTACAAACAGCAACCAGCGTGTGGACCGGAGTTGGAAGctaatgttgatgttttctcctttcttctgAAAGCCCACCGCTAACCTCTGAGTTCCTGTGGGATTAGCTATGTTTACATCAACATCAACACCGCTCCAATCTGGCTGGTAGGATAGGTTTCACTATCAACAATGCCACGGCGGGGTATGGCCGCTATACACAGGGACAACATCTGTTAATTTACAccaagaaactcagaaaattagaGAATAATCTTAGAATTTTTCTGGaataaacaagaacatttctgagcgtgaaaaaaaaaattggtttgaaaaactaaacaaaaaaacaacaaaaaatttttttaattcataattcTTATAGTAAACACTTGGAAATTTTTGAGTCTGAAAAGCAAGACTAAGAAGAGTAAGTGAGCTCATAAATCTtctagaaaaaatgtgaaaaattcagattcaaaagtcaaaatcttttcactttttatgttcagaaatgtccaagttttctaatacaatttctgagattaatctctaaACTTCTGACAGTCAAATCACAATTGTGAATGTAACTTGAGAATTTATAAAGCGTCGGTGCAAACAACTAGTGTGTAATCTAGAATAAGCTactctttatgttttttctgaaaGATGAAGAAAGACGTAAACCCATCGCTAAACGCTGAGTTCCTGTGGGATTAGCTGTGTTTACATCTGCATCCACAGCGCTTTAATCTGGCTGGTAGGCTGGCACATATCAACAATACTAAGGTGATTTAGGGCCATTATAGACAGGAAAAGTTAATTTCTGTCAAGAAGTTCAGAAAAttagagattaatctcagagtttttattgaaaaataagatATGTGAACTTGACAAATTGAAAGAGTACTTGAAAAACTCAAGATTTGTAAAATTAATCTAATAAATCTTCtagaagaaaacatggaaaccTCTGTGGTGCCATCTCAAAAATTTACGAGAAagaattcagaaattttgagattaatgtcataaattttctaaaacaaaaaaacagaaatttgtgtggtttgaaaattttaaatttgcaagaaaaatttcagaaattttttgtttatgctcagaaattttcagtagtggaaaatgttccacttttgaaactcagaaatgtccatttttttttcttgaaaatttctgagattaatttaaaagcGTCACAACTTTTTTGCGGAAACTTACgaatacttttttcttctatctACACCGACCTTGATACGCCTCTATGAGATATTCCTGTAAAATCACTGTATTTGACTGTGAAATCAGTTCTTGCTGTGCTTTTTGGTGCAACATGATATATTCATTAATAATCGCCTTTAAACTTCCCTTTTCCTAATTATTAGGACCTAATAGTCCTAATAATTagtggttttaatattttgtcatcaTGTTgcaaaaacttacattttgttttcctacaAAACCTTTCCACAAAATGTACCAAAATTCAAATTACTTATGGGAATATGTGGAGAAAATACTCAATTATAGTAGTTaggtaaaagtacaaataaacataaaattatactcaagtaaaactactaaatttatatttttacttgagtgaaagtaagtttctttgtatattttgcTTAGTAAATCAATAATGTTGTGCCATTTTAAAGAACAGTCTTTCAaattatgcatgtttttaatgtgtttactCTCGTTGACAAAGTTTACACTTAAACTTGTGATTCTGTGCATCAAAATTTCAGGGATGACTTGCAAAGTTAAACGCCATGAAGCCAAATAAAGCAGGAATGATTATATctttgaaagtttttatttaacacaaagCAAAACCAACATGTTATTTCAGCTGCACTAAACACATTCAGGTAAAAGATGTCTGCCTTGAAAAAAGGGACAATAGACTCTGGTTATTTCCCCGGCCACAGttacaaaatactttatattCAACCTTATAATTGGTCAATAAAAGtgaacaacattttaatttcctgacttcattttcaaaacttgggcctgaaagctgttttttaaaCGTTTTCAAACTAATAAATGCAATGTGACGTGATTGTAACGTGTAACGCaacacatatataaataaatataataaaggtGGCAACTACTGATACgtaatgtaaaatgtagtgaagtaaaagTCGAAAGTACCCACAATTAAATCTACTTCTGTGAAGTACAGATGCTTAAAAGATGTAATTAAGTTCAGTAACAAATATTCCACCACTACTTATTAAAATACTTTGCATGATTTCAATAGTTTTgcagacatattttaaaactttcttagTAATTCCTCCGACAGCAGACGGCTGGTAGCAGCAACAGATGATTGTTTTCACTCAATAGAAAATAAACGGCGCCTAATTTGTGTAGAATTGCTGAGTTGTTGGTGCCTTTTCCCAGTTGGGCGAGATGCAGGTTGGATTCCAGTCCATCACAGGCAGGTCCtactaagcccggtggtcggggcacCGAGATGTCCatcgtgtttttgtattaaaagatgttaagttgacagaaaatgtaaaatattactggAAGACATTGCCGACTATaattaaacccacaactatataatcttaaaaacaacaaacaaacaaaaaaatacaattaaaatatcaattatttgatATTTCTGTTAACTCCAACTTAAGTCATCAGTTAGTGGATCTAAAACCACGTTGTAATGCTGATCGCATTTAGAaccggcccaaggcataaatGAACTAAGAGAATATCGGcgctgttaaatttgatttaatgttttcagcctagataaattaaaagattttaaattaacatttaaatttaagattttaagaagATGGCAAATTTACtatgtaaaagttcaaagagcaATCTTCATAAttggattgttttgttaccatagcaacaatctgatgctacgagtttaatctttgagttttagCTTCGTTTGTTCACAAAAAACCTTTTAGTTAACTACAACTATAATTGACTGCTGGATCAATTAAAGTAAGCCCGCTCtcccagatttcactaaatGGTTAAATGCTGTTAGTGGTGCTGATGTTTGCGGCGGCAAGAGGGGCCCCTGAAACatattctgctcaaggcctcattcAGCATTGGACCTGCCCTGCATGATGAGCTAGATCCTCTGCACAGCGCATCTCTGCTGCTGGATGAAGGGGGACAAACGTGAGATTTAATtcatgtggctttagtagctcttccatttcgtgtctaatgagtttttaataagcgccacagaaactgttttggttgccCGAGCTCAACGGGATAAGTTGTTCTGATCGTCATGTGGCTGCAATGCAACTCTACCTGACTTTAAGtagacaaagcatttgatatgcATTGTattgctgtaaaaaataaaataaaaaccagcgAGCTACGTGACTATGAGGCGAGCGTGAAAACTCTGACATAACGGTCCATAACGCACCGGCTAACCGGGAACTCAAACTTTATCAGactacagggagaacatgcagaatcCCTGCAGAAATGCAGCTTGTC from Poecilia reticulata strain Guanapo linkage group LG6, Guppy_female_1.0+MT, whole genome shotgun sequence includes these protein-coding regions:
- the LOC103466386 gene encoding pleckstrin homology domain-containing family A member 5-like isoform X11 codes for the protein MAAELQPEWISALPSSWTYGVTRDGRVFFINEEAKSTTWLHPLSGEAIITGHRKTPDLPTGWEEGFTFEGARCFIKWKELTAQSGKVFLQILLVTDRGSRSSRP